The Actinocatenispora sera genome has a window encoding:
- a CDS encoding DUF3488 and transglutaminase-like domain-containing protein: MVSPPLERPHPAAPATTRRTGERLRATPIVVALVAIVAATMVAGLLAARIFAGTQLPVLLAGATLGAVALTVLLRLVRAPALLALLAGLAGLAACLVGATAALRDPTKGVGDALFDAVRNSGARILTSAIPVPPEPDTVLLPIAACWLAAAVATVLLGPLRAAPGARRRPGLAAIPPTVLLVGALVLVGPNGAVSYPAVAGFAVALAVLLAAAARPWQVRAEPDPAAAGLPAAGGSRLAVARRLASAIVVMAVLAAAALFGGPVVASAIHRQPVDPRSYVVPPKQQLDQLNPLGMLGAWALDPHQNLLQVTTNKPARIQWATLSGFDGINWQPDRTYRSAGAVLPPPTGLDDATTTVRQQVTVDALGGSWLPVVAAPREVHGVRVGYDAAAGAVLAPDGLKPGLTYQTVSAVPRQDPDMLAAASVPPGIAQRYLTVPPGAPADLVTLAQRTAGNAGPYRKALLLEQLLRTRYEYWSKAPSGNGYVTLKHFLLTKKSAGGGRGTSEQFASAFAVMGRVVGLPTRVVVGFHAGKRIGAHRYQVTSGDAFAWPEVYLAGHGWVAFDPTPVAKKGATPPDEDTPQAKSEQSKKSQQLDQGAPSAAPSQPAPGPSGSSKAAAAAGGPALPPGAYGGIAAALLLALLVAAVPVLRSRRSGRRLRTGTPAQRVLGAWTEIREALRLAGHRPPAAASAAEVARLAATGVPDRPGTPPLPDLRPLAEVVNAVGFAPEVTFAPADADRAAELARDYHRGLRSRHGLLSRLRWRLDPRPLFWR, translated from the coding sequence ATGGTGAGCCCGCCGCTGGAACGGCCGCACCCGGCCGCGCCGGCCACGACGCGCCGGACCGGCGAGCGGCTGCGGGCGACGCCGATCGTCGTGGCGCTGGTCGCGATCGTCGCGGCGACGATGGTGGCGGGGCTGCTCGCGGCGCGGATCTTCGCCGGCACCCAGCTGCCGGTGCTGCTGGCCGGCGCGACCCTCGGCGCGGTGGCGCTGACCGTGCTGCTGCGGCTGGTACGGGCACCGGCGCTGCTCGCACTGCTGGCCGGGCTGGCCGGGTTGGCGGCCTGCCTGGTCGGTGCGACGGCGGCGCTGCGCGACCCGACCAAGGGGGTCGGCGACGCGTTGTTCGACGCGGTCCGCAACTCCGGCGCCCGCATCCTGACCTCGGCGATCCCGGTACCGCCCGAGCCGGACACGGTGCTGCTGCCGATCGCCGCGTGCTGGCTCGCCGCGGCCGTCGCGACGGTACTGCTGGGCCCGCTGCGGGCGGCCCCCGGCGCGCGGCGCCGCCCCGGGCTGGCCGCGATCCCGCCGACGGTGCTGCTGGTGGGTGCGCTGGTCCTGGTCGGCCCGAACGGTGCGGTGTCGTACCCGGCGGTCGCCGGCTTCGCGGTGGCGCTGGCGGTGCTGCTGGCCGCGGCGGCCCGCCCCTGGCAGGTACGGGCCGAGCCGGATCCGGCGGCGGCCGGGTTGCCCGCGGCGGGCGGCAGCCGGCTCGCCGTCGCCCGCCGGCTCGCCTCGGCGATCGTGGTGATGGCGGTGCTGGCCGCGGCGGCACTGTTCGGCGGACCGGTGGTGGCCTCGGCGATCCACCGGCAGCCGGTCGATCCGCGCAGCTACGTGGTGCCGCCGAAGCAGCAGCTCGACCAGCTCAACCCGCTGGGGATGCTCGGCGCGTGGGCGCTGGATCCGCACCAGAACCTGCTGCAGGTGACCACGAACAAGCCGGCCCGGATCCAGTGGGCGACGCTGTCCGGCTTCGACGGCATCAACTGGCAGCCGGACCGCACCTACCGGTCGGCCGGTGCGGTGCTGCCGCCGCCGACCGGCCTCGACGACGCGACCACGACCGTACGGCAGCAGGTCACGGTCGACGCGCTGGGCGGCAGCTGGCTGCCGGTGGTGGCCGCGCCGCGCGAGGTGCACGGCGTCCGGGTCGGCTACGACGCCGCCGCCGGCGCGGTGCTCGCCCCGGACGGTCTGAAGCCGGGCCTGACGTACCAGACCGTGTCGGCGGTGCCGCGGCAGGACCCGGACATGCTCGCCGCGGCCAGCGTGCCGCCGGGCATCGCGCAGCGGTACCTGACGGTGCCGCCGGGGGCGCCGGCGGACCTGGTGACGCTGGCGCAGCGCACCGCCGGCAACGCCGGCCCGTACCGGAAGGCGCTGCTGCTGGAGCAGCTGCTGCGCACCAGGTACGAGTACTGGTCGAAGGCGCCCAGCGGCAACGGGTACGTGACGCTCAAGCACTTCCTGCTGACGAAGAAGTCGGCCGGCGGCGGGCGGGGCACCTCCGAGCAGTTCGCCTCGGCGTTCGCGGTCATGGGCCGGGTTGTCGGCCTGCCGACCCGGGTGGTGGTCGGCTTCCACGCCGGCAAGCGGATCGGCGCGCACCGGTACCAGGTCACCTCCGGTGACGCGTTCGCCTGGCCGGAGGTGTACCTCGCCGGGCACGGCTGGGTGGCCTTCGACCCGACGCCGGTGGCGAAGAAGGGTGCGACCCCGCCGGACGAGGACACCCCGCAGGCCAAGAGCGAGCAGAGCAAGAAGAGCCAGCAGCTCGACCAGGGGGCGCCGAGCGCCGCACCGAGCCAACCGGCGCCGGGGCCGTCCGGGTCGTCGAAGGCGGCCGCCGCGGCGGGCGGGCCGGCGCTGCCACCCGGCGCGTACGGCGGGATCGCGGCGGCGCTGCTGCTGGCGCTGCTGGTCGCCGCGGTACCGGTGCTGCGGTCGCGCCGCAGCGGCCGGCGGCTGCGTACCGGGACCCCCGCGCAGCGGGTGCTCGGCGCCTGGACCGAGATCCGGGAGGCGCTGCGGTTGGCCGGGCACCGGCCGCCGGCCGCGGCCAGCGCCGCCGAGGTCGCCCGGCTGGCCGCGACCGGGGTCCCCGACCGGCCCGGTACGCCGCCGCTGCCGGACCTGCGGCCGCTGGCCGAGGTGGTCAACGCGGTCGGGTTCGCGCCCGAGGTGACGTTCGCGCCGGCCGACGCGGATCGCGCCGCGGAGCTGGCCCGCGACTACCACCGCGGCCTGCGGTCCCGGCACGGCCTGCTGTCCCGGCTGCGCTGGCGCCTCGACCCGCGCCCCCTGTTCTGGCGCTGA
- a CDS encoding carbon-nitrogen hydrolase family protein, with protein sequence MQISAMVAQFPIGWDVEANLAAITAALAQARPGDLVVLPEAAVSGYGPDLAERLGALDPARIDWAVERVGELARRYRVDVCCGSLLYERGGWWNAAVFLGAGGERWVYRKINLARIEQGVLRAGATLPLLTVRRGEADVAIGVQLCREIRYPEQWQQLARSGAQVFVYPTNAAHRDAPAGVWRSHLISRAAENQRYLLAANLADPDQHCPTMAISPHGEVLGELAPGETGVLPVTLDLAQVSDGNLDQQRRDVVDLRYTG encoded by the coding sequence ATGCAGATCTCGGCAATGGTGGCGCAGTTCCCGATCGGGTGGGACGTCGAGGCGAACCTGGCGGCGATCACCGCCGCGCTGGCCCAGGCCCGCCCCGGTGACCTGGTCGTGCTGCCGGAGGCGGCGGTTTCCGGGTACGGGCCGGACCTCGCCGAGCGGCTCGGTGCGCTCGACCCGGCACGCATCGATTGGGCCGTCGAACGGGTCGGCGAGCTGGCCCGGCGGTACCGGGTCGACGTGTGCTGCGGGTCGCTGCTGTACGAGCGCGGCGGCTGGTGGAACGCGGCGGTGTTCCTCGGCGCCGGCGGCGAACGCTGGGTCTACCGGAAGATCAACCTGGCCCGGATCGAGCAGGGCGTGCTGCGCGCCGGGGCCACCCTGCCGCTGCTGACCGTACGGCGGGGCGAGGCCGACGTGGCGATCGGCGTGCAGCTGTGTCGGGAGATCCGCTATCCCGAGCAGTGGCAGCAGCTGGCCCGGTCCGGCGCGCAGGTCTTCGTCTACCCGACCAACGCGGCCCACCGCGACGCGCCGGCCGGGGTGTGGCGCAGCCACCTGATCAGCCGCGCCGCGGAGAACCAGCGGTACCTGCTCGCCGCGAACCTCGCCGATCCCGACCAGCACTGCCCGACCATGGCGATCTCCCCGCACGGCGAGGTACTCGGCGAACTGGCGCCCGGCGAGACCGGCGTCCTGCCCGTCACGCTGGATCTGGCGCAGGTCAGCGACGGGAACCTCGACCAGCAGCGCCGCGACGTCGTCGACCTGCGCTACACCGGCTGA
- a CDS encoding fibronectin type III domain-containing protein, which translates to MRRRGATQPPAGRLPSRRSGGFISVGLVLAMSVGLVGTVLGVGATSRSLDVADGNVWLWSSKPGQVSRVNANSGRVDQNQPLTDSRGHRVEITQNDKYLLLHDLDSGKVTSVDLTRMGFTGSLQVTKGSGVRVALSGDRAALIDQRTGEIRGFDPATLRTTAATLHLPAPLAGGDFDASGKLWVGVPSQGTVASVSLSAKKAAVARTESATPPGHPMAVSVLDHGVLAADTSGRDIAVVTDKVTTLTAPQPLTGATVPARTVGNLAVVTLPKSGQVLPVGLSKPTRPTAFDLPDGVTPDPATPFSGRIYVPDAKHHQVLVFDKSGKNLGTLGLAGAQGPLELQVREGHLTINAPDASVARVVDPDGVTRVVDKYRTDVPGGDGDLSVIAAPAPGDHGKHGGNGGHGRGGDGAHGPGQQHTGPPSPPIPVTALAGDHQVSLSWPQPAVNGAPIQQYEVSWDGGHRTFGASTRTASITGLHNGQSYSFAVTATNKFGTSPEALSDRVTPGGKTPDVPQNVKATVTDKGQVTVSWDKADQARDYVVQPSGGAGSQIVNTTSAAFDSLTGGQSYTFTVTSRGANGRASDPSKPSNAVTPFTAPGAPQVSVSGTDQSSVTVSWPPAADNGSKITQYYVQLDGGTAEKVSATSHKFGNLQPATKHTVTVWAENAAGTSEKTSVTATTGKPAPPTVSVSVTGKTTTSITVRVVASQSATKCTVALNGGSSQSCATGTSSHTFSGLHPSSSYNFTATVTDAYQQSATGPASGTTTVVSTKNACQNAQPDCTVGIYPAPNQNGTSVGRWKQGSSVNVECKATGQSIYAYNQNGDRRSDVWLKIPGSGYVPWAYSDMSTGTRDSLPTC; encoded by the coding sequence ATGCGACGTCGCGGAGCAACCCAGCCGCCGGCGGGCCGCCTGCCGTCCAGGCGAAGTGGCGGGTTCATCTCGGTCGGTCTGGTGCTGGCGATGTCGGTGGGCCTGGTCGGCACCGTGCTCGGGGTCGGCGCGACCAGCCGCTCGCTGGACGTGGCGGACGGCAATGTGTGGCTGTGGAGCAGCAAGCCCGGCCAGGTCAGCCGGGTCAACGCGAACTCCGGTCGGGTCGACCAGAACCAGCCGCTGACCGACTCCCGCGGCCACCGCGTCGAGATCACCCAGAACGACAAGTACCTGCTGCTGCACGACCTGGACTCCGGCAAGGTGACCTCGGTCGACCTGACCCGGATGGGCTTCACCGGGTCGCTGCAGGTCACCAAGGGCTCCGGGGTGCGGGTCGCGCTGTCCGGTGACCGGGCGGCGCTGATCGACCAGCGCACCGGCGAGATCCGCGGCTTCGACCCGGCGACGTTGCGCACCACCGCGGCGACGCTGCACCTGCCGGCGCCGCTGGCCGGCGGCGACTTCGACGCCTCCGGCAAGCTGTGGGTGGGGGTGCCGTCCCAGGGCACGGTGGCGTCGGTGTCGCTGTCGGCCAAGAAGGCGGCGGTGGCGCGGACCGAGTCGGCCACCCCGCCCGGCCACCCGATGGCGGTGTCGGTGCTCGACCACGGGGTGCTCGCGGCGGACACGTCCGGCCGGGACATCGCGGTGGTGACCGACAAGGTGACCACGCTGACCGCGCCGCAGCCGCTGACCGGCGCGACGGTGCCGGCCCGCACGGTCGGGAACCTGGCCGTGGTGACGCTGCCGAAGTCGGGGCAGGTGCTGCCGGTCGGGCTGAGCAAGCCGACCCGGCCGACCGCGTTCGACCTGCCGGACGGGGTCACCCCCGACCCGGCGACCCCGTTCTCCGGCCGCATCTACGTGCCGGACGCCAAGCACCACCAGGTGCTGGTGTTCGACAAGTCCGGCAAGAACCTGGGCACGCTCGGCCTCGCCGGCGCGCAGGGGCCGCTGGAGCTGCAGGTACGGGAGGGGCATCTGACCATCAACGCGCCGGACGCCTCGGTGGCGCGGGTCGTCGACCCGGACGGCGTGACCCGGGTGGTCGACAAGTACCGCACCGACGTGCCCGGCGGCGACGGTGACCTGTCGGTGATCGCCGCGCCGGCGCCCGGCGACCACGGCAAGCACGGCGGCAACGGCGGGCACGGCCGCGGCGGTGACGGTGCGCACGGCCCGGGGCAGCAGCACACCGGGCCGCCGAGCCCGCCGATCCCGGTGACCGCGCTGGCCGGCGACCACCAGGTGTCGCTGTCGTGGCCGCAGCCGGCGGTCAACGGCGCCCCGATCCAGCAGTACGAGGTGAGCTGGGACGGCGGCCACCGCACGTTCGGTGCCAGCACCCGGACGGCCTCGATCACCGGGCTGCACAACGGCCAGTCCTACTCGTTCGCGGTGACCGCGACGAACAAGTTCGGCACCTCGCCGGAGGCGCTGTCAGACCGGGTGACTCCGGGCGGCAAGACACCGGACGTGCCGCAGAACGTCAAGGCGACGGTGACCGACAAGGGTCAGGTCACGGTCAGCTGGGACAAGGCCGACCAGGCCCGCGACTACGTCGTGCAGCCCTCGGGTGGCGCCGGCAGCCAGATCGTGAACACCACCTCGGCCGCGTTCGACTCGTTGACCGGCGGGCAGTCGTACACGTTCACGGTCACCTCGCGCGGCGCCAACGGCCGCGCCAGCGACCCGAGCAAGCCCAGCAACGCGGTCACCCCGTTCACGGCGCCGGGCGCTCCGCAGGTCTCGGTCAGCGGTACCGACCAGAGCAGCGTGACGGTCAGCTGGCCGCCCGCCGCGGACAACGGCAGCAAGATCACGCAGTACTACGTCCAGCTCGACGGCGGCACGGCCGAGAAGGTATCGGCAACGTCACACAAGTTCGGCAACCTGCAGCCCGCGACGAAGCACACCGTCACGGTGTGGGCGGAGAACGCCGCCGGAACCAGCGAGAAGACGAGCGTGACGGCGACCACCGGCAAACCGGCGCCACCCACCGTGTCGGTCTCGGTGACCGGCAAAACCACCACCTCGATCACGGTGCGGGTGGTCGCGAGCCAGTCCGCGACCAAGTGCACCGTCGCGCTCAACGGCGGCAGCAGCCAGTCATGCGCGACTGGCACCAGTTCGCACACGTTCTCTGGGCTGCACCCGTCGTCGAGTTACAACTTCACCGCGACGGTCACCGACGCCTATCAGCAGTCCGCCACCGGCCCGGCCTCGGGCACCACCACGGTGGTCAGTACCAAGAACGCGTGCCAGAACGCGCAGCCGGACTGCACCGTCGGCATCTACCCGGCTCCGAACCAGAACGGGACGAGTGTGGGCAGGTGGAAGCAGGGTTCATCGGTCAACGTCGAGTGCAAGGCGACCGGCCAGAGCATCTACGCCTACAACCAGAACGGTGATCGCCGGAGCGATGTCTGGCTCAAGATTCCGGGTAGCGGCTACGTGCCGTGGGCCTATTCGGACATGAGTACCGGCACCCGCGACTCGTTGCCGACCTGTTGA
- a CDS encoding serine/threonine-protein kinase, whose product MTEQTGQRVPPGQSDIPVIPGYSQLELVSRGSTAQVYRAVQDRLHRPVAIKLLRVDDGLTTAEQVETELATTVALSAQPHIVSIIDTGSTGIGRPYIVMEYCEGGSYGHILARGGPLPVSEVVDVGVKVGEALQAAHEVGIIHRDVKPHNVLRSKYGPALTDFGIARAANDLSGTITLHKLTPQHASPEALRREPQGPASDIYSLASTMWNLLTGYPPFADPGDNSPDPFEYRDRALRDPLPPMPRPDVPPWLHDELLRAMAKTPAERHASAGEFAAALRRGWLRSSGELSTPGNAGPAPDGTGGSTPGAAAGSSAAGLATSAPHPAGPGQAGHGGPGGHGGPGGPGTGMSGPGGAAGGGAPARHSGPELDSPFPPSPFDPAAGGQLPPVDPFAPLEANPFGAAASAGPRTGGPAPGWPTPGAPADWSATPPVDPRGGAPAPVSVPPGSVAAPPVPVPPGPVAAPPAPGPAGTRPDQPRRRIGIWPFIAAAVVGILIGVGALVALRLGDKQKTPPPQAASPTAPTSAPAAGQDARLKPTGVKLADHGTWVQLSWTDRTNGAALYLVTGGVAGTTPTKLAQPAHATTARIDALRADADYCFVVIGMTDVDHVSPGDRVCTHRTGSASPR is encoded by the coding sequence GTGACCGAGCAGACCGGCCAGCGCGTGCCACCGGGCCAATCCGACATCCCGGTCATCCCCGGCTACTCGCAGCTGGAGCTGGTCAGCCGCGGCTCCACCGCGCAGGTCTACCGCGCGGTGCAGGACCGGCTGCACCGGCCGGTCGCGATCAAGCTGCTGCGGGTCGACGACGGGCTGACCACCGCCGAGCAGGTCGAGACCGAGCTCGCGACGACCGTGGCGCTGTCCGCGCAGCCGCACATCGTCAGCATCATCGACACCGGCAGCACCGGCATCGGCCGCCCGTACATCGTGATGGAGTACTGCGAGGGCGGCTCGTACGGGCACATCCTCGCCCGCGGTGGCCCGCTGCCGGTCAGCGAGGTCGTCGACGTCGGGGTGAAGGTCGGCGAGGCGCTGCAGGCCGCACACGAGGTCGGCATCATCCACCGCGACGTCAAGCCGCACAACGTGCTGCGCTCCAAGTACGGCCCGGCGCTGACCGACTTCGGCATCGCCCGCGCCGCGAACGACCTGTCCGGCACCATCACGCTGCACAAGCTCACCCCGCAGCACGCTTCGCCGGAGGCGCTGCGGCGCGAGCCGCAGGGGCCGGCCTCGGACATCTACAGCCTCGCGTCGACGATGTGGAACCTGCTCACCGGGTACCCGCCGTTCGCCGACCCGGGCGACAACTCGCCCGACCCCTTCGAGTACCGCGACCGGGCGCTGCGCGACCCGCTGCCGCCGATGCCCCGCCCCGACGTACCGCCGTGGCTGCACGACGAGCTGCTGCGGGCGATGGCGAAGACGCCGGCCGAGCGGCACGCCAGCGCCGGCGAGTTCGCCGCGGCCCTGCGGCGCGGCTGGCTGCGCAGCAGCGGCGAGCTGTCCACCCCCGGCAACGCCGGCCCGGCCCCGGACGGCACCGGCGGCTCGACACCTGGCGCCGCGGCCGGCTCCAGCGCCGCCGGCCTCGCCACCAGCGCCCCGCATCCAGCTGGCCCGGGCCAAGCCGGCCACGGCGGCCCGGGTGGCCACGGCGGCCCGGGTGGGCCCGGTACCGGCATGTCCGGTCCGGGTGGCGCGGCGGGCGGGGGCGCGCCGGCCCGGCACAGCGGGCCGGAGCTGGACAGCCCGTTCCCGCCCTCGCCGTTCGATCCGGCGGCGGGCGGTCAGCTGCCGCCGGTGGATCCGTTCGCCCCGCTGGAGGCCAACCCGTTCGGGGCCGCCGCCTCGGCCGGCCCGCGCACCGGCGGCCCGGCACCGGGCTGGCCGACTCCCGGCGCACCCGCGGACTGGTCGGCCACGCCCCCGGTGGATCCGCGCGGCGGCGCGCCGGCGCCGGTCTCGGTACCGCCGGGCTCCGTCGCCGCTCCCCCGGTACCGGTACCGCCCGGGCCGGTCGCCGCACCGCCCGCGCCGGGGCCGGCCGGGACGCGGCCGGACCAGCCGCGGCGCCGGATCGGCATCTGGCCGTTCATCGCCGCCGCGGTGGTGGGCATCCTGATCGGGGTCGGCGCGCTGGTCGCGCTTCGGTTGGGGGACAAGCAGAAGACGCCACCGCCGCAGGCGGCGTCACCGACCGCACCGACCAGCGCACCCGCCGCGGGGCAGGACGCGAGGCTCAAGCCGACCGGGGTGAAGCTCGCCGACCACGGCACCTGGGTGCAGCTGAGCTGGACCGACCGCACCAACGGCGCCGCGCTCTACCTGGTCACCGGCGGCGTCGCGGGCACCACCCCGACCAAGCTGGCGCAGCCGGCACACGCCACCACGGCCCGGATCGACGCGCTGCGCGCGGACGCCGACTACTGCTTCGTGGTGATCGGGATGACCGACGTCGACCATGTCAGCCCCGGCGACCGGGTCTGCACCCACCGCACCGGTTCGGCCAGCCCCCGCTGA
- a CDS encoding DUF58 domain-containing protein, with protein MPTRRGIAVGAIGLVLAVGGFLAGYRELAALGVVAVLALAIALVWAGWPPRLTVEREIEPDRVVAGEPCRATVAMTSTARFRVQGLTGAERLVSQRREHSEVAVPPVRLPAGRVARTGYLLPTDRRGVLDVGPLEVARQDPLGLVRAAKTFGDSTRVWVHPRSYRLSRVPVGAARSLDGVVDAVQYGSITFHALREYVPGDDLRHVHWRTSARVGELMVREHVDTSLPRIVILLDDRESAHTEQSLEEAVSAAASVLLAALTADLTVELHLVGGRSLTGAEAGGGAGRARPYLDLLAEVAPGDGALPTAVQKLRQRHRGDTLVLVTGAGGAASLDSIGLLRDVYPTVVVAVLGHGAVDRLSARALPGVITLAANDAEEFGARWDAVSAW; from the coding sequence ATGCCCACCCGGCGAGGGATCGCGGTCGGCGCGATCGGGCTGGTACTCGCGGTGGGCGGCTTCCTGGCCGGCTACCGGGAGCTTGCGGCCCTCGGTGTGGTCGCGGTGCTGGCGCTCGCGATCGCGCTGGTGTGGGCCGGCTGGCCGCCGCGGCTGACCGTCGAGCGCGAGATCGAACCCGACCGGGTGGTCGCCGGCGAACCGTGCCGGGCGACGGTGGCGATGACCTCGACCGCCCGCTTCCGGGTGCAGGGGCTGACCGGCGCCGAGCGGCTGGTGTCGCAGCGCCGCGAGCACAGCGAGGTGGCGGTCCCGCCGGTACGGTTGCCGGCCGGGCGGGTGGCCCGCACCGGCTACCTGCTGCCGACCGACCGGCGCGGCGTGCTCGACGTCGGCCCGCTGGAGGTGGCCCGGCAGGACCCGCTCGGGCTGGTACGCGCGGCGAAGACGTTCGGCGACAGCACGAGGGTGTGGGTACATCCGCGCTCGTACCGGCTGTCCCGGGTCCCGGTGGGCGCGGCCCGCAGCCTGGACGGCGTGGTCGACGCGGTCCAGTACGGCTCGATCACGTTCCACGCGCTGCGCGAGTACGTGCCGGGAGACGACCTGCGGCACGTGCACTGGCGGACCTCGGCGCGGGTGGGTGAGCTGATGGTGCGCGAGCACGTGGACACCAGCCTGCCGCGGATCGTGATCCTGCTCGACGACCGGGAGTCCGCGCACACCGAGCAGTCGCTGGAGGAGGCGGTGTCGGCGGCGGCGTCGGTGCTGCTGGCGGCGCTGACCGCGGACCTGACCGTGGAGCTGCACCTGGTCGGCGGGCGCAGCCTGACCGGCGCCGAGGCCGGGGGCGGCGCCGGCCGGGCCCGGCCGTACCTGGATCTGCTGGCCGAGGTGGCGCCCGGCGACGGCGCGCTGCCCACCGCCGTGCAGAAGCTGCGGCAGCGGCACCGCGGCGACACCCTGGTGCTCGTCACCGGAGCCGGCGGCGCGGCGTCGCTGGACTCGATCGGGCTGCTGCGCGACGTGTACCCGACCGTGGTGGTGGCGGTGCTCGGCCACGGCGCGGTCGACCGGCTGTCGGCGCGGGCGCTGCCCGGCGTGATCACCCTCGCCGCGAACGACGCCGAGGAGTTCGGCGCCCGCTGGGATGCGGTGTCGGCATGGTGA
- a CDS encoding aldo/keto reductase — translation MPTNTFPNETGTAAAGTWRLGDRTVHRMGFGSMRLTADPDPATAIRVLRRAVELGVDHIDTAAFYVSPGGTLGVGTGPARYATELIRAALAPYPAELVIATKVGFAAADGELSEANGPEQLRAQVDENLRRLGRDHLDLVNLRIVKRAGRDSVAESFGTLAELRAAGKIRQLGLSNVRVDHLDEAQRIAPVVCVQNSYSLDHNRTDDELVRVCGERGIAYVPFFSLAGSRRESGASHDHSDAVHAVARAHRATPQQVRLAWALHQGPHVLAIPGTGNVDHLAANVAAGAIRLTASELATLG, via the coding sequence ATGCCTACCAACACTTTCCCGAACGAGACCGGCACCGCCGCGGCGGGTACCTGGCGGCTCGGCGACCGGACCGTGCACCGGATGGGGTTCGGTTCGATGCGGCTGACCGCCGATCCGGACCCGGCCACCGCGATCCGGGTACTGCGCCGGGCCGTCGAGCTCGGCGTCGACCACATCGACACCGCCGCGTTCTACGTGTCTCCGGGCGGAACCCTGGGCGTGGGCACCGGACCGGCGCGCTACGCCACCGAGCTGATCCGCGCCGCGCTGGCGCCGTACCCGGCCGAGCTGGTGATCGCCACCAAGGTCGGCTTCGCCGCCGCCGACGGCGAGTTGTCGGAGGCGAACGGCCCGGAACAGCTGCGCGCGCAGGTCGACGAGAACCTGCGCCGCCTCGGCCGCGACCATCTCGACCTGGTGAACCTGCGGATCGTGAAGCGGGCCGGCCGCGACTCGGTCGCCGAGTCGTTCGGCACGCTCGCCGAGTTGCGGGCCGCCGGCAAGATCCGGCAGCTCGGCCTGTCCAACGTACGGGTCGACCACCTCGACGAGGCGCAGCGGATCGCCCCGGTCGTCTGCGTGCAGAACAGCTACTCGCTGGACCACAACCGCACCGACGACGAACTGGTCCGCGTCTGCGGCGAGCGCGGCATCGCCTACGTGCCGTTCTTCTCCCTCGCCGGCAGTCGCCGCGAGTCCGGCGCCAGCCACGACCACTCCGACGCGGTACACGCGGTGGCCCGCGCGCATCGGGCGACCCCGCAGCAGGTCCGGCTCGCCTGGGCGCTGCACCAGGGCCCGCACGTACTGGCCATCCCCGGTACCGGCAACGTCGACCACCTGGCCGCCAACGTCGCCGCCGGCGCGATCCGCCTCACCGCAAGCGAACTGGCCACGCTGGGCTGA
- the era gene encoding GTPase Era produces MAEPEFRAGFGCLVGRPNAGKSTLTNALVGEKVAITSEKPQTTRRAIRGIVNRPGAQLVLVDTPGLHRPRTLLGERLNDLVAETWSDVDVIGLCVPANEPIGPGDRFIVRALQGVRGTKLAIVTKTDLADRQTVAQQLLAVSALADFAEVVPVSAVSGEQVELVAELMIGQLPPSPMLYPDDVATDEPTRVRIAEFVREAALEGVRDELPHSIAVLVEEMTEETTRGGEPLTRIYADLYIERPSQKAIVIGRGGERLRRVGAAARTQIEQLLGTKVFLDLHIRVAKEWQRDPKQLRKLGF; encoded by the coding sequence GTGGCTGAGCCGGAGTTCCGGGCCGGGTTCGGCTGCCTGGTGGGCCGGCCGAATGCGGGCAAGTCGACGCTGACCAACGCCCTGGTGGGGGAGAAGGTCGCGATCACCAGCGAGAAACCGCAGACGACCCGGCGGGCGATCCGCGGCATCGTGAACCGCCCGGGCGCCCAGCTGGTACTGGTGGACACGCCGGGGCTGCACCGGCCGCGGACGCTGCTGGGCGAGCGGTTGAACGACCTGGTGGCCGAGACCTGGTCGGACGTGGACGTGATCGGCCTGTGCGTGCCGGCGAACGAACCGATCGGCCCGGGTGACCGGTTCATCGTGCGGGCCCTGCAGGGGGTGCGTGGGACGAAGCTCGCGATCGTCACGAAGACCGACCTGGCCGATCGCCAGACGGTGGCGCAGCAGTTGCTGGCGGTCTCGGCGCTGGCCGACTTCGCCGAGGTGGTACCGGTCTCGGCAGTGTCGGGTGAGCAGGTGGAGCTGGTGGCGGAGCTGATGATCGGCCAGCTGCCGCCCTCGCCGATGCTCTACCCGGACGACGTGGCGACCGACGAGCCGACCCGGGTCCGCATCGCCGAGTTCGTCCGGGAGGCGGCGCTGGAAGGGGTGCGGGACGAGTTGCCGCACTCGATCGCGGTGCTGGTCGAGGAGATGACCGAGGAGACCACCCGCGGCGGCGAGCCGCTGACCCGCATCTACGCCGACCTGTACATCGAGCGGCCGAGTCAGAAGGCGATCGTGATCGGCCGCGGTGGGGAGCGGTTGCGGCGGGTCGGTGCCGCGGCGCGGACCCAGATCGAGCAGTTGCTGGGTACGAAGGTGTTCCTGGACCTGCACATCCGGGTGGCGAAGGAGTGGCAGCGCGACCCGAAGCAGCTGCGCAAGCTCGGATTCTGA